The DNA segment TCCTGTGGAGAAAGCGTGCTGGTCAGTTGTCCCATTTCCTGGCTGACATCCTTCTTAATAGCAGTGGTGGGGTTCACAGCCTTTGAGCTGGCCGAAGGTCGAGATTCCTGCAGCCCTTTCTCAAACTCTGGTACCTGCAGCTTCCTTCTCCTGTTTGCCAGACGGAGTGAACAACGCGGCCTCAGGTTAGGGGCGCTGGAGGAGGCTGCCGCACCTTCCATGCCTGGCTCCCAGGGACCCTCTCCGTGGTCCTCAACATTCCCGGAGGAGGCAGAGCGCTCAGAGGAGGCATCCGGGGTCTTTGCGTGGGTGTCAGGTGCCTCTTCTTTCGGAGCCTCCTCGGGCACAGTGAGGTTGAAACCTGGTGGCGGAGATGGAAGGATGCCTCCATCTTCAGCCCCGGTACCCGCCTCCTTGGCTATGCGATGCAAAGACCTAACTCTTGAGGTGTCCCTCTTTTCCTTGCCCTCTTTCTCACCACCATCTTCTGAAAGTGACGGTAAGTTCGGGCGCCTGCTGGAGCTTGGTGAGGACTTTGCTTGCCTTTTCCTTGGAAGGGGAGTGAGGGTTGTGTGTGCCTGTGATTGGCCGCCATCTGGGGCATCCTGTCTCCGAGAATGCACCAGCCGCGATTTGAGGTTTCTGCGTTTCCTGAGACGCCTCAGTAAGATCCCTTTGGCCTTCCGGTAGTCTTTAAGAGATCGCTTTCTTGGTCCCCTTCGGGACGGTGTAGTGGTCTCTGGATCATCCGATGCTCCTGCTGGGCGCACATCTGCTCTCTCCTTCAGAATCTCCAATGCCACTGAAAGAGCGTTTCTGTAAGGCACTTCCTGTCCCGCTGGGACACTGGCCTTCGACTGGGCTGTTAGCAAGGAGGTAATGGATTCAATCTGAGACTCGTTTAGGATCTTTACGTCTGTgcttttcactttaattttttcatctacCGAGAGTATTTCAACTTCTAGAGAAAGTGCtcctttcctcttatttcttgGTGAGACCCCGGATCTGGACAAAACCCTTGCTGGCCACAAGTGGTCCTTTCCAGTTGCACAGGACATACTCAGCATCCATTGTGATTTGGGTGTCCTCTCAAGAGGTGACTAATAGAGGTTGAGGGTTCTGGCCGTCAGACACACAGGCACGGCACATCTTCCCTAAAACAATGTCCTTCAGCACGCCTTTTGGCCTCGGGCCACAAAGGGTTTACTGCTTGTGTGGACCCTCCTTCTTCACCTGAGTCTCCCAGAGTCACGGAACGGACTGTATAGGAGAACACTGGAAtgtggaaaaggaagagaagaaaaccattaggagaaaaaattacttttgtgaACGTAGAAGAACATCGGTCACTGAGAATTGAAAGGAGATAAAACAAAGAACTATAAAGAGTTTGTGTGTCAGATAGGGGGAGTAAATACAAGGCAAGTATCGGGGAACATACAGAAGATGCCTGAGGAGTTTTTTAACCTTCCATACCCAACTTCTTGCCCTGCTTGTTGCCACTCCGTATTAAAGAGCATCTGTGTGGGGAGGCGGGTGTCGTTTTCCAGATCTCATTTGTGTTATTGGCCGTCTTGTGCCTTTTGTGCTCCCTGGGGCTCATCCTGGGGGGATGCTTCACTCGGTCCTTATTTTCTGGGGGGCGCTGATGCCACCCTGTGCACCCAAGGAAGCCAGGGACGATCTCCAGCCTACAGACCCTGAATGCCAGCCAGCCCAATCTTGGGTTCAAGAGCATGAGCTTAGAATCCAGAGGTTCACGAAGATCATCCTGGTGGTTACTGGTGCCATCCTTCATAAGGATTGCTACAGGCATGGGCCATTGGCTTGACCTGCCCTTTTGCATTGCACTACGGTGGCTCAAAAGGCTGTtgcccaccccccttccccgcccccagaGCTAAATTTTCGGAAAGAGATGGCTGTAGAGCGAGGAGCGGAATAAGCCACACTCCAAATGTCAACATGAAATGACTGCAAGTGAAATGTTTAGTAAAATAGGAACGTCTTACAAAACAGCACGTAGATCGAGGGAGGCGTGAGTCTTTTCGCGGCACCTGTTGGTTCACACGTTCCAACTGCTTGTCCGGCAGACCCTTTCCTCTGCTCTGTGCCTC comes from the Canis lupus familiaris isolate Mischka breed German Shepherd unplaced genomic scaffold, alternate assembly UU_Cfam_GSD_1.0 chrUn_S2047H2246, whole genome shotgun sequence genome and includes:
- the LOC119878903 gene encoding PWWP domain-containing DNA repair factor 3B-like; this encodes MLSMSCATGKDHLWPARVLSRSGVSPRNKRKGALSLEVEILSVDEKIKVKSTDVKILNESQIESITSLLTAQSKASVPAGQEVPYRNALSVALEILKERADVRPAGASDDPETTTPSRRGPRKRSLKDYRKAKGILLRRLRKRRNLKSRLVHSRRQDAPDGGQSQAHTTLTPLPRKRQAKSSPSSSRRPNLPSLSEDGGEKEGKEKRDTSRVRSLHRIAKEAGTGAEDGGILPSPPPGFNLTVPEEAPKEEAPDTHAKTPDASSERSASSGNVEDHGEGPWEPGMEGAAASSSAPNLRPRCSLRLANRRRKLQVPEFEKGLQESRPSASSKAVNPTTAIKKDVSQEMGQLTSTLSPQEPCPIEGGMMVWFKFQNHPFWPAVVKSVSQAEQTARVLLIEANMHAEMSGIRVPLRRLKPLDCKEKETLMKRARKMYEQSVNWCFSLISHYREGLTCGSFAGSFLDYYAADVSYPVRKAIQDGDLEADFPKVNYADLEDSEEETSVGGKRPRKKILPDRMRAARDRANQRLVDFIVKTKGADHHLLDIVKGRKQSRWLTSFLNSNRYTLCVETYLEDEDQLDVVVGHLQEIYKQIDKKRLTLARDDKVSFVLEVLLPEAIICSIAALDGLGYKEAEEKYLRGPPVHYREKELFDKNILKKMR